GCTGCCCGAGAAACCGATCAAGGGCACGCGTCCGGCGAGCTCGCGTCGAATCGTCGACACGGCATCCATCACGTAGCGCAGCTCGTCCTCCGGATCCGGCACGGCGATCCGATCCACATCGGCCTGCGTGCGCACCGGCCGCTCGAAATGCGGTCCCTCGCCCTCGGCGAAATACAGACCCAGCCCCATCGCGTCCGGCACCGTCAGGATGTCTGAAAAGAGGATGGCGGCATCCAGCGGAAAACGCTCCAAGGGCTGCAGCGTGACCTCGCAGGCAAGCTCCGGGTTCTTGCACAGATCCATGAAGCTGCCGGCCTTCGCGCGCGTCGCACGGTACTCGGGCAGATAACGGCCTGCTTGGCGCATCATCCAAACCGGCGTGTATTCAACGGGTTCGCGCATCACTGCACGGAGGAAGGTGTCATTGATGAGTGGCGTCATGAAGCAGGACCTGGGCAGTCGAGGAAGAAGAGTCTCGGTGGTTCGGGCGCCCATTCTACTACGGGTTTCGCTCGTGACGAGGTTGTGAAGGACCCGCGCGCTCAAGTTCAGCGCTCCGGTGCGAACGCCGGGTCGCGCGGCAGGCGAACACCGACCGCTCGTCGGGGGGCAGGGGCACATCGGCCGACTGTATAAGTCTGTTCACGGCAGGGTCTCGAACTCTGTGGATAAGGTGTGATCATTTTGGCGACCTTTTTCTGCACACCGGTTACGCACAGGTTAAGCAGCCATCGGGGAACACCCAAGAATTGCTTCAGACCCTTGAAATTGAATTATTTTTAGACACGGACGAGTTATCCACAGCGCTTATTAAGATTACTGTCTTTTTATTTAAACTAATTTGAATAAGGATCCGGCCGGAAAACCGGCCGATCCCGCCCGCACGGCTCTGTTAGTCATCCAACAGTCTGTATTAATAAGTTTTTCTGCCGCAGCACCACGTCTGGCCTTGTCTACTCCCCGCGTTAAGCCAGCCGACAACAACACATGTCATGCCGGAGCTGGTTTAGTAGAATCCAGGCGATGGATGTCTCCGCCCTACTCGATCCCCTGAACGACGCTCAGCGCGCGGCTGTCGCCGCAGAGTCCGGTAACCTTCTCGTGCTCGCCGGCGCCGGGTCGGGGAAGACTCGCGTCCTGGTCCATCGCATCGCCTGGTTAGTCCAGGTGCAGCAGGTCCCGTCCTACGCCGTTCTGGCGGTCACCTTCACCAACAAAGCAGCGCGCGAGATGCGCGGCCGAATCGAGACCATGCTCGGCATGCCCATCGGCGGGATGTGGGTCGGTACCTTTCACGGGCTCGCCCATCGCTTTTTGCGCGCGCACTGGCAGGACGCCGGACTCCCGCAGCATTTCCAGATCCTGGATTCGGACGACCAATTCCGCCTGATCAAGAGGATCCTCAAGGCGATGCAGCTTGACGAGGCGCGCTGGCCGCCGCGTCAGGTACAGGGTTTCATCAACAAACAGAAGGACGAGGGTCTGCGGCCGAACCACCTGGACGGCGGCGGCGATTTCTTCACGGACAAGATGATCACGGTCTATCGCCAGTACGAGGAGGAGCGCGCACGCTCGGGTCTGCTCGACTTTGCCGATCTTCTGCTCAAGACGTTGGAGCTGCTGCGCGAGCGTCCGGATATCCTCGGGCACTACCAGCGACGCTTCGCGCATATCCTGGTCGACGAGTTTCAGGACACCAACGCCATTCAGTACGCCTGGCTGCGTCTTTTGGCCGGAGCGAACGACAACCTCTTCGCCGTCGGCGACGATGATCAGTCGATCTACGGCTGGCGCGGCGCGAAGGTCGAGAATATCCAATCCTTTCAACGCGATTACCCCAACACCCAGGTGATCCGGCTGGAGCAGAATTATCGATCGAGCGGCAACATCCTGGCCGCAGCCAACGCCCTGATCGCCCACAACCCGACTCGGCTCGGCAAGAATCTCTGGACCCAAGACGGCGAGGGCGAGCCGATCCGACGCTACACGGCCTTCAACGAGGTCGACGAGGCGCGTTTCGTCGTGGAGAGGATTCGGCGCTTGACCCAGACGGAGGGTCATCGGCGCGACGAGTGCGCCATCCTCTATCGCACGACGGCCCAATCACGTCTCTTCGAAGAAGCGCTGATCCAGGCGCAGATCCCCTATCGGGTCTACGGCGGATTGCGGTTCTTCGAGCGCGCCGAGATCCGCGATGCTCTCGCTTATCTGCGCCTGGTGGCCAACCCGGACGACGATGCCGCCTTCGAACGCGTGGTCAACACACCCAACCGGGGCATCGGCGCCCGTACCTTGGATCTGTTGCGCCAGCAGGCGCGCGAGACACGGGTCTCGCTCTGGCGGGCGGCGGCCGATCTGACCGGGACATCGGTCCTGGGCCCGAGGGGCGGTGCCGCACTGCTCGGCTTCATCGATCTGATCCGGGACCAGCGGGGTGCGCGCGAAGGTCTGCCGCTGCACGCGCTGGTGACCGCCTTGATCGAAGCGGCCGGCTTGCCGGATTTCTACAAGAAGAACAAAGACGGCAAGGGCCAGGATCGGGTGGAAAACCTGGAGCAGTTGGTGGATACGGCCGCGCGCTTCGAGGAGGACCTGCACGAGGAAGAGAGCGACGCGCTTGCGGTCTTTCTTGCGCATGCCGCACTCGAAGCAGGCGATACTCAAGCCGACGGTTTCGAGGACAGCGTCCAGCTCATGACCCTGCACAGCGCCAAGGGTCTGGAGTTTCCGGTGGTCTTTCTGGTCGGGCTGGAAGAGGGCCTCTTCCCGCACAGTCTCTCGGCCGAAGATCCGAGCCGGCTCGAAGAGGAACGACGGCTTTGCTATGTCGGCATGACACGCGCGATGCGCGAGCTTTACGTGACCCACGCCGAAAGCCGACGGCTTTACGGCCGGGAGGAGTCCCCGATGCCCTCGCGGTTCCTGCGCGAGGTCCCGCCGGGATTGGTCGAGGAGGTCCGGGCGCGCAGCGCGACCCGCCGCGCGACACCCACCCCGAGCGCGAGCTTGACGTCGATGTCGAGCGGCGATGCCGGTCTCTTCAGGCTCGGCCAACGCGTCGTCCACCCGAAATTCGGCGAGGGCGTGGTCCTGAACAGCGAGGGACGCGGCGCCGCGGCACGGATTCAGGTCAATTTTCAGAAGGCCGGAGCCAAATGGCTGGTCCTGGCTTATGCTCGGCTCGAGCCAGCGGGTTGACGCGCCGTGCTCGTGTTTAAGCACGTATCGTTCGACCACCGCTGTGAGGCGCGCTCGAATTTAATCTTCGCCGAGCCTGCGATCATCCCGACACAACACATCTCACTCCGGACGCGGTTTAGCCGCGACCCTCAACCCGACGACGGCACTCCGCAATCATGTCCGAACCCAGCTTTGAAGACCTCCTCAAGCAATTCGACCAGACCCATCCGCAGTCCGGTGCCGGGGGGGCAGCCGTCGGCGACAAGGTGCGGGGTGTATTGGTGTCGATCGGCGAAGAGTTCGCCTTCGTCGATCTAGGAGGCAAATCGGAAGGCCGCATCGAGGTCTCGGTCCTCAAGGATGACGAGGGCAATCTAAAGTCCGCCGTCGGCGACACCATCGAGACACATGTCACCGGCAAGGACGAAGACTCGGGGATGCTGCTGCTCGGCAGCCAGCACGGTCATCGCTATCACGGTATCGAAGAGGTCGAGGGTGCCTACCGGCAGGGGTTGCCCGTACAAGGCCAGGTCAGCGCGGCCGTGAAGGGTGGTGTCGAGGTGCAGGTGGCCGGGTTGCGTGCCTTCTGTCCGGCCTCTCAGGTCGACATCCGCTTCATCGAAGACCTCTCCGAGCTGGTCGGCCAGCGCTTGGATTTTCGCATCACCAAGTTCGAAGGCGGCCGACGTCCGAATCTGGTGCTGTCGCGCAAGGTCCTGCTCGAAGAGGAGCAGCGCCAACGCGCCGAGGAGACCCGCGCGCAACTGCACGAAGGCGCGGTCTTGTCGGGGATCGTCACCTCGCTGAAGGACTACGGCGCGTTCGTGGATATCGGCGGTCTCGAGGGCATGATCCACATCAGTCAACTGGCCTTCGGTCATGTAAAGCATCCGAGCGAGATCCTCAGCGTCGGCCAGTCGGTCGAGGTCTCGGTCCTGCGCATCGAGCCGCCGAGCGGTCCGAAGGGCCGGGAGAAGATCGCGCTCTCGATCCGCGCTCTCGCCCGCGATCCCTGGCAGGAGGCTGCGAACAGCTTCCCCGTCGGTCAGCGGGTGAGCGGCAGGGTAAGTCGACTGCAACCCTTCGGTGCTTTCGTCGAGCTTGCCCCCGGGATCGACGGCCTGGTCCATATCAGCGAGCTTGGCGCCGGGCGCCGCGTGAACCATCCGAGCGAGGTGCTGAACGTCGGCGACCCTGTCGAGGCAACCGTCCTGGGCGTCGATTCGGAGCGGCGTCGGATCAGCCTATCGCTTGACGAGACCAAAGCGGGCGAAGCCGGGTGGCAGGCGCCGGGCGGCACGTCCGACGTACCGGCCGCGGAGGTGCCGGAGAAGACCATGGGCAGCTTCGGCGCGCTTTTGCAGGCGTCGTTGAAGAAAGGCCAATCGTAAGTCTCCTCGGGCCTTTGCGGACACGAAATGCGGTCCGGGACCGATGTCGCGTTCTGCCCTCGGCCGCGGTATACGACCAACAAACCATCAAGAAGCAGACTGGAGGACGGGGATGCAACGCCGCGATTTCATCAAAGGGGTTGGTGCCGGCTCGTTGGCGGTCGGGGCGCTGGCCGGCGGCATGGGGTCGGCTCATGCCAAGGCCGAATACAGGTGGAAGATGGTCACGACGTGGCCGAAGAACTTCCCGGGTCTCGGCACGGGGGCGAACAACCTTGCGGCTTTGATCGGCGAGATGAGCGGAGGCCGGATCGAGGTCAAGGTCTTCGGTGCCGGCGAGCTGGTCCCCGCGTTCGAGATTTTCGATGCGGTCTCGCGCGGAACCGCCGAGATGGGTCACGGCTCGGCCTATTACTGGAAGGGCAAGAGCGAAGCCGCTCAATTCTTCTCCACCGTGCCTTTCGGCCTGACGGCGCAGGAGATGAACGGCTGGATTTACCATGGCGGCGGGATGGAGCTTTGGTCCGAGCTTTACGCGCGGTTCGGCTTGGTGCCTGCGCCTGCGGGAAACACCGGCGTTCAGATGGGCGGTTGGTTCAACAAGGAGATCAACTCGGTCGAGGATCTGAAAGGCCTGAAGATGCGTATCCCCGGGCTTGGCGGCGAAGTGCTGGCGCGAGCCGGCGGCACCCCGGTCAACCTTCCCGGAGGCGAGCTGTTTACCGCACTACAGAACCGCACGATCGATGCCACCGAGTGGGTCGGACCTTACAACGACCTGGCCTTCGGTCTCTACAAGGCGGCCAAGTATTACTACTATCCGGGTTGGCACGAGCCGGGCACCATCCTGGAGGCAATGATCAACAAAAAGGTCTACGACGGGCTACCCGCGGATCTGCAATCCATCGTCATGAACGCCTGCAAGGTGGTCAATCAGGACATGCTCGCCGAGTACACTGCGCGCAACCCCGTCGCGCTTCAGACGCTCATCACCAAGCACAATGTCGAGCTGCGACGGTTTCCGAACGACGTCATCCTCAAACTTCGGACACTCTCGGAGGAGGTTGTCGCCGAGATTGCACAGAAGGACGAGTTCTCCTCCAAGGTCTATAGCTCCTACAAAAAATTCCTCAGCCAAAGCAAGGAGTGGAGCCGAATCGGGGAGTTGACCTACCTGCAGGCACGCGATCAGGCGTGACCGAATCCGCAAGCAGCAGCAGCGGCGGCGCGCAGGCGTTGCCGCTTGCGCTTTACGTGCACACCCCTTGGTGTGTCAGCAAATGTCCCTATTGCGATTTCAACTCGCACGCCGCGCCCACCCCGCCGTTCGAAGACTATGTGACACGCCTTCTGGCGGATCTGGATCTGGAGCTCGATCGGCCCGGTGCACGCCGGCCGCTGAGTTCGGTCTTTATCGGCGGCGGAACACCCAGCCTGTTTCCCGGCCCGGCCGTGCGGCGCCTGCTCGACGGGATTCGGGAGCGTGCGGACGTGCTCCCCGAGATCGAGATGACCCTGGAGGCGAATCCGGGAACGCGCGATGCGGCCCGTTTCGCGGACTATCGCGAGGCGGGGATCAATCGGCTCTCGATCGGGGTGCAGAGTCTTTCGGCAGCTCGTTTGCGTGCGCTGGGCCGGATCCACGGACCGGACGAGGTTGACGAGACCCTGCGGATGGCCCGCGCGGCGGGCTTCGACAATATCAATCTGGACATGATGTTTGCGCTACCCGAGCAGGACCTCCCAGAGGCACGGCAGGACCTCGAAGGGCTGATCGCTCTGCAACCCGAGCACATCTCCTACTATCAACTCACCCTAGAGCCCAACACGGCGTTTTATGCGAACCCGCCTGCCGTGCCGGATCCCGACCTGGCCGCCGACATCGCCGAGCAGGGCCTCGAGGTCCTGGAACGGGCCGGCTACCGACGATACGAGGTCTCCGCCTATGCGCGGAATGGAGCGCGCTGTCGCCACAACCTCAACTACTGGGAGTTCGGCGACTATCTCGGGATCGGTGCGGGCGCCCACGGCAAGCTCACGCAGGAGAGCCCGGAGCGAGGCGGCCGGCAGGTGTCGCGAACCGCGAAACACCGCCATCCCTCGGCCTACCTGAACGCCTCCACGGACGGCTTGGAGACCTTGGACAGCTTGATCAGCAGCACGCGCATCCTTGACGAGCAGGATCGGGTTTTCGAGTTTGCACTCAATGCACTGCGTCTCGTCGAGGGATTCCCGTGCGCTCTTTTCACCCGCACGACGGGACTGCCTTGGTCTTACATCTCGAACATCCTTCAGGGCGCGGAGCGCGACGGCATGGTCCGGATCCTCGCCGACCGCGTCGAGCCGACCGACCTGGGTCTTCGTTTTCTCGACGACCTTGTCGCGCGCTTTGCGCCGGGGTCGTGATCGCCGCCTGTGCGAGGAGCAGGGGTCAGGCAAAGATGGTCGAGCCGCAACATCTGGTTGCGGGGTTGTACCCGGGGTTGTATCCTACCGCGTTCCATTGATTTTTCAGCGCCCGATCGGGGCCAATGCCAACGCCAGGGTCATCATGAAAGAAGGAATCCATCCCAACTACGCCGACGTCAAGGTGGTCTGCAGCTGCGGTAACGAGTTTACGACCCGCTCAACCTTGGGCAAGGAGATGCACGTCGAGGTTTGCTCCTCTTGCCATCCCTTCTACACCGGCAAGCAAAAGGTTCTCGACACCGCCGGGCGTGTCGACAAGTTCAGGCGCAAATACGCGCGCTGATGCGCTTGCACCGGGCGCTGCCCCGCCCGGCGCATTCCGGCTCGTCGACCGAGTCCCCTCCCCTGAGCGTGACGCTCACCTGTCTCGGATATGCCGCCTGGCGCATCCGCGCTACTCGACCATCCCGCCTGAGCATGATCCCGGCACGATCCCGGCCAGCCGCGGATTGTGCGGCTATTTGCTTGGGTCGAATCTCCGCCGTGCCACCGGTCGATTGCCTGACCCGATCGAGCGACCCCGCGAGTGGCGGGTCACGCACGCGACTGCCGGTGTAAGATAGGCCCCGGGGCGCAGTCCGACTGATCCCCTCGAGGCCACGGCGACGAGGCTGGTCCGCGCGACCGTGGTCAACGGACCACTGATCGGAGAAACAGTCACGTGAACAAGATCACCATCATCGGCGCTGGCCGAGTCGGCGAGACAACCGCGCAAATCCTGGCCGAGGAGGAGCTCTGTCGCGAGATCGCACTCATGGATGTTCGCGAGGGGATCCCCGAGGGGGTCGCGCTGGATATCCTCCAAATGGCACCCTTCTTTGAGTTTGATTGCTCGATCAACGGCAGCAACGATCCTCAAATCCTCAGGGATTCCGATCTGGTCATCGTCACCGCCGGACTTCCGCGCAAACCAGGCATGTCCCGATCCGATGTGCTCGAGGCGAATGTTCGCATCATCGACGGCGTCACCGATCAGATCATGCAGTACGCGCCCGATGCGATGGTGCTGATCGTCTCCAATCCGGTCGATACACTCACCTACCGGGTGGCGCAACGCACCGGCTGGGACCGCAATCGTGTCTTCGGACAGGCCGGTGTTCTCGACGCCTCGCGCATGGCCAGCTTCATCGCTCAGGAAACCGGTTTTTCGGCGCTCGACATCACGACCATGGTGCTCGGCGGGCACGGCGACACGATGGTGCCCGTGCCGCGTTTTTGCACCATCAACGGGATCCCGATCTCGCACTTCATCTCCGAGGAGCGTATCGCGGCCATCATGGAGCGCACCCGTCAAGGCGGCGCCGAGATCCTTGCCTTACGAAAAACCTCAAGCGCCTACGACGCGCCGGGGGCCGCGGTTGCGGCGATGGTCGACGCCATCGTCAACAACCGCCGGCGGCTCCTCTCCTGTGTCGCGCTGCTCGAAGGTGAATACGGCGAGAGCGATATCGCGATGGGCGTTCCCTGCGTGCTCGGCGAGCGGGGCATGGAGTCGATTGTCGAGCTGGATCTGAATGCGCGCGAACGGGCGGACTTCGACCGCTCGGCAAGCGCGGTGCGCGCCGACATCGAACGCCTGAACAGCCTGTCCCTATCATGACGTTGGGCCGAAAATTGCTTAGGTCCGTCGAGCCCACCGGCACCGCGTCGAGGCGTCTTGTTCGAAACCGCAGCGCGGATCGGCACCCACGGATCATGTCGCGACCATCCCGGCACATCGGCCTTGCGTGTCGTTACGCCGTTGTCGAGACTCGAGACCAATAGACCAACGCCGGCCGGGGCGCTAAGCCCCAAAGACGGCCAGGAGCGAGCTTATGGCGAACCAAACGATCACCATCACCAACAACGTCACGGGCGAGAGCTTCGACTTCCCGTTACGCTCCGGCAGCGTCGGCCCGTCGGCCGCGGACATCTCATCGCTCTACAAGGAGGCCGGGATCTTCACCTACGATCCCGGTTTCATGTCCACCGCCAGCTGCCACAGCGCCATCACCTACATCGACGGCGAGGACGGGATCCTGCTCTATCGGGGCTATCCGATCGAGCAGCTGGCGACCAAGGCGAGTTTTCTCGAGGTCGCCTATCTCCTCCTGTATGGCGAGCTGCCCGTGGAAAAGGAGTTGGTCGGGTTCGAAAAGCTGATCACCCGCCACACCATGCTCAATGAAAACCTGAAGGATTTTCTCAACGGTTTTCACTACGACGCCCATCCCATGGCGATCCTGATCGGCGTTGTCGGATCCCTCTCCGCCTTCTATCACGACTCGCTCAGCGTCAACGACGCACGCCACCGCGAGATCTCGGCGCATCGTCTCATCGCAAAACTCCCGACCATCGCTGCTGCGGCCTACAAGCACAGCATCGGCGAGCCGATCATGTATCCCCGCAACGACCTGCGCTATTGCGCGAACTTCCTGCACATGATGTTCGCCACGCCCTGCGAGGTCTACAAGCCGACACTCATCGCCGAGAAGGCGATGAATCTGCTGTTTATCCTTCACGCCGACCATGAGCAGAACGCCAGCACCTCCACGGTGCGCCTCGCCGGCAGCTCAGGTGCGAATCCCTTCGCCTGTGTCGCGGCGGGTATAGCCTCGCTTTGGGGTCCGGCGCACGGGGGTGCGAACGAGGCCGTCTTAGACATGCTCCACGAGATCGGGGATGTCAAGAATGTGCAGCGCTACATGGAAAAGGCCAAGGACAAGGACGACCCGTTCCGGCTTATGGGTTTCGGGCATCGCGTCTACAAGAACTACGATCCGCGCGCGAAGATCATTCGCGAGGTCTGCCACCAGGTGCTCGAAGAGCTCGCCGACAACAATAACCCATTGTTCGAATTAGCGATGAAGCTCGAAGAGATCGCGCTCAGCGACGCGTATTTCGTCGAGCGGAAACTCTATCCGAACGTCGACTTTTACTCCGGAATCATCTACCAAGCGCTCGGGATACCGCGCAACATGTTTACCGTGATGTTCGCGGTTGCACGCACGGTCGGCTGGGTGTCGCATTGGATGGAAATGATGTCCGACCCCAACAACCGTATCGGCCGCCCCCGTCAGATCTACCATGGCCCCACCCAGAGGGACTATCTGCCGATTTCCAAGCGCTAAACCGCGTCCAGAGCGAAATGCGTCATTTTCACTTTGTGTTCGGCGTCGGAGGTTTCCTCGATCTCGGCGAGACGCGGTTTAGGTGATTTCCGGGAAAGGATCTACCGACAGAGCGGGAACCAAGGTCAGTCGTCGAAGGTTCTACTCGTTGTCGTTGTCGTTGTCGTTGTCGTTGTCGGATTCCGGACGAACCGATCCTTCCTTGCACATCCGGTCGGCTGGAAGCACCGTCGGCGTCACTTCCGACCCATCGTCTGCGCAGTCGGGATGTTGATTCCCGGAAATCGCCTTAGAGACGTGCCGCACCGACGGGCGCTCTCTCAGCCGCCCATCGAGACGAGACGAGCCACTTCCTGACGATCCGCTCCGCGCTGCGGGCGCTCGGTCACGGGATCCAAGGGGGGATTGCGCAAGGCCCGTCGCGGCAGCACCGTCAGCTCGACAGGCAACTCTCCGGCCATGAAGCGAAAGACCGGGTGAAGGCAGCGCACGCCGCCGGGATAACGCATCGATCGCTCGGCCTCGCGCCAGGGAATGCGCATCTCGAGCAGCGTAAAGATCACGTCTTCGGTGCGATCTGCAAACAGCAACAGGTCGATGCCCGACCCGCAGCCAAGAGCACCGCTGAGGGCACCGCCGATCAACCGCGGCGAGAAGTGTTCGAGCTGCTGCATCGCTTCAAGGGCCGCGGCCCGGAGGCGTTGCAACGCCTCCTCGTCGGCCCGGCCCATAAAGAGCCGACGCTGGGCGAGAACCGCATCTTGTACCGCCTCGTTGCTCGGCCAATGCCGCCGATCCGGCACTCCGACACGTTCGGCCGCCTTCCGTCTGGCCCTGTCGTAGTCCTCCATGCCTTGGTCGAGGACGATGCGAGCGGCCTCGTAGGCAAGTCGCTCGCGCTGGGCGTCGATCCGTTCTCTGGTCGGCATGGCGTACCTCACTCTGTTGTGCCCGGTATCGGCGCATCGTTCATGCGCTCAAAGCCCGCGCATCGGCGTGGAGCCTGTCTATAATGGGGCCGAGCCGAGGCTCGCCCCGGTGCGGGGTTCGAGCGTCCCCGGCAAGGCCCTCCGGCGGCTCGGAGACGCGCGCGGCGAGCCGGATTAAATCGCGTCCAGAGCGAGATGTTCATTTTCGAGCAAGTTCGATGTTTGCCGCATCCACAACCATTAGCGGGGACGCGGTTTAAAATGATATATTTTTTAATATTTTAAACCGCGTCGGCTCCAACGGTCGTCAAGTCTGCCGGGGCCGATCCCTTCCAAAAACATCGCATACCGCACCGGGCGCGGTTTAGAACGGAAATCACCTCACGAAATGGCGATGTTCGGCCTCAGCAGCAAAATAAAACCCCTCATCGGGATCGATATCAGCTCGACCGCGATCAAGCTCATCGAGCTGTCGCGATTGCCCGTGGAGACCGCCGCGACGTTTCGGGTCGAGTATTTCGCGATCGAGCCCCTTCCGCCGGGTGCCCTGATCGAGAAAAAGATCGCGGATGTCGACCGTGTGGCCGCGACCATCCGCAAGGCCGTCGCCAGAACCGGAACACGCGCGAAACGCGCATCGGTGGCCGTGGCCGGCTCGGCGGTGATCACTAAGGTGATCGCCATGGCCGGAACCCTCAACGACGCCGAGATGGAGAACCAGATCCAGCTCGAAGCGGATCAATACATCCCCTACCCGTTGGAAGAGGTCAATCTCGACTTTCAGATCGTTGGGCCGACGAAGGGCAATCCGTCGATGGTCGACGTGCTGTTGGTCGCCTCGCGTCAGGAGAACGTCGATGACCGGGTGGGCGTACTGGAAGCGTCCGGTTTGATACCGGCCGTCGTCGATGTCGAGGCCTATGCGATGGAGAACGCCTGCTCGCTGATCCTCGCCGAAGAAGCACAGGACCAGACCGAGCTGGAGGCTACTCGAACAGTCGCCGTGGCCGACGTGGGTGCCGCGACGACGACCTTGCACGTCATACACGAAGGTCAGATCGTCTACACCCGCGAGCAGAATTTCGGAGGCCAACAACTGCTCGACGAGGTCCAGCGCCGCTACAGCCTGTCGCGCGAGGTCGCTCTCGGCAAGATCCTCGACGGCGATGTCGCCGAGGGATACGAGACCGACGTGCTTGGACCCTTCAAGGAGGCGTTGGCACAACAGATCGGACGGGCGCTGCAGTTTTTTTATTCCGGGACCAGCTTCAATCGCGTCGATCGGCTCCTGCTTGCCGGTCGACCGGCAAGCATCCCGGGGATCGATCGGCTGATGGCCGAGCGTCTGAAACTGCCGGCCGCTGTCGCCAACCCCTTTCGTCGCATGTCGATCTCCCCGAGCGTCAACAGCCAGGAGTTGATGCGGGAGGCGCCCGGAATGATGGTCGCCGTCGGACTCGCTTTGCGGGGGTTCGACTAGATGACACGCATCAACCTTCTGCCGTGGCGGGAAGAGGCGCGGCAACGCCGGCGCAAGGAGTTTGCCGCCGCGGGAGGGCTCGCACTTGTCTTCACGCTGCTTCTGGCGGTGTTGGTCCACCTGCAGATCGAAGGGCGGATCGGCGATCAGTTGGCTCGAAACCAGCTCA
The sequence above is drawn from the Thiocapsa rosea genome and encodes:
- the uvrD gene encoding DNA helicase II; translated protein: MDVSALLDPLNDAQRAAVAAESGNLLVLAGAGSGKTRVLVHRIAWLVQVQQVPSYAVLAVTFTNKAAREMRGRIETMLGMPIGGMWVGTFHGLAHRFLRAHWQDAGLPQHFQILDSDDQFRLIKRILKAMQLDEARWPPRQVQGFINKQKDEGLRPNHLDGGGDFFTDKMITVYRQYEEERARSGLLDFADLLLKTLELLRERPDILGHYQRRFAHILVDEFQDTNAIQYAWLRLLAGANDNLFAVGDDDQSIYGWRGAKVENIQSFQRDYPNTQVIRLEQNYRSSGNILAAANALIAHNPTRLGKNLWTQDGEGEPIRRYTAFNEVDEARFVVERIRRLTQTEGHRRDECAILYRTTAQSRLFEEALIQAQIPYRVYGGLRFFERAEIRDALAYLRLVANPDDDAAFERVVNTPNRGIGARTLDLLRQQARETRVSLWRAAADLTGTSVLGPRGGAALLGFIDLIRDQRGAREGLPLHALVTALIEAAGLPDFYKKNKDGKGQDRVENLEQLVDTAARFEEDLHEEESDALAVFLAHAALEAGDTQADGFEDSVQLMTLHSAKGLEFPVVFLVGLEEGLFPHSLSAEDPSRLEEERRLCYVGMTRAMRELYVTHAESRRLYGREESPMPSRFLREVPPGLVEEVRARSATRRATPTPSASLTSMSSGDAGLFRLGQRVVHPKFGEGVVLNSEGRGAAARIQVNFQKAGAKWLVLAYARLEPAG
- the hemW gene encoding radical SAM family heme chaperone HemW, which encodes MTESASSSSGGAQALPLALYVHTPWCVSKCPYCDFNSHAAPTPPFEDYVTRLLADLDLELDRPGARRPLSSVFIGGGTPSLFPGPAVRRLLDGIRERADVLPEIEMTLEANPGTRDAARFADYREAGINRLSIGVQSLSAARLRALGRIHGPDEVDETLRMARAAGFDNINLDMMFALPEQDLPEARQDLEGLIALQPEHISYYQLTLEPNTAFYANPPAVPDPDLAADIAEQGLEVLERAGYRRYEVSAYARNGARCRHNLNYWEFGDYLGIGAGAHGKLTQESPERGGRQVSRTAKHRHPSAYLNASTDGLETLDSLISSTRILDEQDRVFEFALNALRLVEGFPCALFTRTTGLPWSYISNILQGAERDGMVRILADRVEPTDLGLRFLDDLVARFAPGS
- a CDS encoding TRAP transporter substrate-binding protein, encoding MQRRDFIKGVGAGSLAVGALAGGMGSAHAKAEYRWKMVTTWPKNFPGLGTGANNLAALIGEMSGGRIEVKVFGAGELVPAFEIFDAVSRGTAEMGHGSAYYWKGKSEAAQFFSTVPFGLTAQEMNGWIYHGGGMELWSELYARFGLVPAPAGNTGVQMGGWFNKEINSVEDLKGLKMRIPGLGGEVLARAGGTPVNLPGGELFTALQNRTIDATEWVGPYNDLAFGLYKAAKYYYYPGWHEPGTILEAMINKKVYDGLPADLQSIVMNACKVVNQDMLAEYTARNPVALQTLITKHNVELRRFPNDVILKLRTLSEEVVAEIAQKDEFSSKVYSSYKKFLSQSKEWSRIGELTYLQARDQA
- a CDS encoding 30S ribosomal protein S1, with amino-acid sequence MSEPSFEDLLKQFDQTHPQSGAGGAAVGDKVRGVLVSIGEEFAFVDLGGKSEGRIEVSVLKDDEGNLKSAVGDTIETHVTGKDEDSGMLLLGSQHGHRYHGIEEVEGAYRQGLPVQGQVSAAVKGGVEVQVAGLRAFCPASQVDIRFIEDLSELVGQRLDFRITKFEGGRRPNLVLSRKVLLEEEQRQRAEETRAQLHEGAVLSGIVTSLKDYGAFVDIGGLEGMIHISQLAFGHVKHPSEILSVGQSVEVSVLRIEPPSGPKGREKIALSIRALARDPWQEAANSFPVGQRVSGRVSRLQPFGAFVELAPGIDGLVHISELGAGRRVNHPSEVLNVGDPVEATVLGVDSERRRISLSLDETKAGEAGWQAPGGTSDVPAAEVPEKTMGSFGALLQASLKKGQS
- the mdh gene encoding malate dehydrogenase; protein product: MNKITIIGAGRVGETTAQILAEEELCREIALMDVREGIPEGVALDILQMAPFFEFDCSINGSNDPQILRDSDLVIVTAGLPRKPGMSRSDVLEANVRIIDGVTDQIMQYAPDAMVLIVSNPVDTLTYRVAQRTGWDRNRVFGQAGVLDASRMASFIAQETGFSALDITTMVLGGHGDTMVPVPRFCTINGIPISHFISEERIAAIMERTRQGGAEILALRKTSSAYDAPGAAVAAMVDAIVNNRRRLLSCVALLEGEYGESDIAMGVPCVLGERGMESIVELDLNARERADFDRSASAVRADIERLNSLSLS
- a CDS encoding citrate synthase, translating into MANQTITITNNVTGESFDFPLRSGSVGPSAADISSLYKEAGIFTYDPGFMSTASCHSAITYIDGEDGILLYRGYPIEQLATKASFLEVAYLLLYGELPVEKELVGFEKLITRHTMLNENLKDFLNGFHYDAHPMAILIGVVGSLSAFYHDSLSVNDARHREISAHRLIAKLPTIAAAAYKHSIGEPIMYPRNDLRYCANFLHMMFATPCEVYKPTLIAEKAMNLLFILHADHEQNASTSTVRLAGSSGANPFACVAAGIASLWGPAHGGANEAVLDMLHEIGDVKNVQRYMEKAKDKDDPFRLMGFGHRVYKNYDPRAKIIREVCHQVLEELADNNNPLFELAMKLEEIALSDAYFVERKLYPNVDFYSGIIYQALGIPRNMFTVMFAVARTVGWVSHWMEMMSDPNNRIGRPRQIYHGPTQRDYLPISKR
- the rpmE gene encoding 50S ribosomal protein L31 — translated: MKEGIHPNYADVKVVCSCGNEFTTRSTLGKEMHVEVCSSCHPFYTGKQKVLDTAGRVDKFRRKYAR